A single genomic interval of Nocardioides nitrophenolicus harbors:
- a CDS encoding amidohydrolase, with amino-acid sequence MDAALALVDSVVAKYDDELVELRRDLHRHPEVSWQEQRTSGRVVEQLERSGWRISRMPRSGVIADLGEGGPTVGLRADLDALPVADLTSDPWTSTVAGVAHACGHDVHTTALVGAGHALAELHAQGLLRGRVRLLFQPAEEVMPGGARHLISHGALEGVDRIFALHCDPSVDVGAVGLRAGPITSAADRIDVRLEGNGGHTSRPHLTGDLTFALAKITSELPAVLSRRMDPRAGVSVVWGMLRAGSAANVIPDHGIASGTVRILDAEAWAACEAVVREAVLDIVRPYGVTANVDYLQGVPPVVNDRASVAMVAAAADDLLGLHHRTEVEQSLGGEDFGWYLEQVPGAMFRLGTRSPGGPTFDLHQGDFEVDEAAIGYGARMLAGVAVNALAQA; translated from the coding sequence GTGGACGCAGCACTGGCCCTGGTCGACTCCGTCGTCGCGAAGTACGACGACGAGCTGGTCGAGCTGCGCCGCGACCTCCACCGCCACCCCGAGGTGTCCTGGCAGGAGCAGCGCACCTCCGGCCGGGTCGTCGAGCAGCTCGAGCGCTCCGGCTGGCGGATCAGCCGGATGCCGCGCAGCGGCGTGATCGCCGACCTGGGCGAGGGCGGGCCGACGGTCGGACTGCGGGCCGACCTCGACGCGCTGCCCGTCGCCGACCTCACCTCCGACCCGTGGACCAGCACCGTCGCCGGGGTCGCCCACGCGTGCGGGCACGACGTCCACACCACGGCGCTCGTCGGCGCCGGACACGCCCTCGCCGAGCTGCACGCCCAGGGCCTGCTGCGCGGGCGGGTGCGGCTGCTCTTCCAGCCGGCCGAGGAGGTGATGCCCGGCGGCGCCCGGCACCTGATCAGCCACGGCGCGCTCGAGGGCGTCGACCGGATCTTCGCGCTGCACTGCGACCCGTCCGTCGACGTCGGCGCCGTGGGCCTGCGGGCCGGGCCGATCACCAGCGCGGCCGACCGGATCGACGTACGACTGGAGGGGAACGGTGGGCACACCTCCCGCCCGCACCTCACCGGCGACCTGACCTTCGCGCTGGCCAAGATCACCAGCGAGCTGCCGGCCGTGCTGAGCCGGCGGATGGACCCGCGCGCCGGGGTCAGCGTGGTGTGGGGCATGCTCCGGGCGGGCTCGGCCGCCAACGTGATCCCCGACCACGGCATCGCGAGCGGCACGGTCCGGATCCTCGACGCCGAGGCCTGGGCGGCCTGCGAGGCGGTCGTCCGGGAGGCGGTGCTCGACATCGTGCGGCCCTACGGCGTCACCGCCAACGTCGACTACCTCCAGGGCGTCCCGCCGGTCGTCAACGACCGCGCCAGCGTGGCGATGGTCGCCGCGGCCGCCGACGACCTGCTCGGCCTGCACCACCGCACCGAGGTCGAGCAGAGCCTCGGCGGCGAGGACTTCGGCTGGTACCTCGAGCAGGTCCCCGGTGCGATGTTCCGCCTCGGCACGCGCAGCCCCGGCGGCCCCACCTTCG
- the meaB gene encoding methylmalonyl Co-A mutase-associated GTPase MeaB — protein MQVEDLLAGLRAGHRATMARAITLVESTAPRHRRTARELLQALAADAPTRTPAVRVGISGVPGVGKSTFIESLGGILTAAGHKVGVLAVDPSSVRTGGSVLGDKTRMATLSTHPHAFIRPSPSAGTLGGVARATTQAMAVLEAAGYDVVLVETVGVGQSEVTVAGMVDTFLFLTLARTGDQLQGIKKGILEIADVIAVNKADPDDPAREQEARVAARDLAGALRLVRGHAEWAPPVVTCSGLTGARVDEVWQQVLMHRDHLGADGLAHKRAEQQLDFTWALVRDELDQRLRHSAGVKAVLADVRGALLAGELTAPLAADRLLAAYDADE, from the coding sequence ATGCAGGTCGAGGACCTGCTCGCCGGCCTGCGTGCCGGGCACCGCGCCACCATGGCGCGGGCCATCACGCTGGTCGAGTCGACCGCGCCCCGGCACCGCCGGACCGCCCGCGAGCTGCTGCAGGCACTGGCCGCCGACGCCCCGACCCGGACGCCCGCCGTCCGGGTCGGCATCTCCGGCGTGCCCGGGGTCGGCAAGTCGACCTTCATCGAGTCGCTCGGCGGAATCCTCACGGCGGCCGGACACAAGGTGGGGGTGCTCGCCGTAGACCCGTCGTCGGTGCGCACCGGCGGCTCGGTGCTCGGCGACAAGACCCGGATGGCGACGCTGTCCACCCATCCCCACGCGTTCATCCGGCCCTCGCCCTCCGCCGGCACCCTCGGCGGCGTCGCGCGGGCGACGACCCAGGCGATGGCGGTCCTCGAGGCCGCCGGGTACGACGTGGTGCTGGTCGAGACGGTCGGCGTCGGGCAGTCCGAGGTGACCGTCGCCGGCATGGTCGACACCTTCCTCTTCCTCACCCTGGCCCGCACGGGCGACCAGCTGCAGGGCATCAAGAAGGGCATCCTCGAGATCGCGGACGTGATCGCGGTCAACAAGGCCGACCCCGACGACCCGGCCCGGGAGCAGGAGGCCCGGGTCGCCGCGCGTGACCTCGCCGGCGCGCTGCGCCTGGTCCGCGGCCATGCCGAGTGGGCGCCGCCCGTCGTCACCTGCTCCGGCCTCACCGGCGCCCGGGTCGACGAGGTGTGGCAGCAGGTGCTGATGCACCGCGACCATCTCGGTGCCGACGGGCTGGCCCACAAGCGTGCCGAGCAGCAGCTCGACTTCACCTGGGCGCTGGTCCGCGACGAGCTCGACCAGCGGCTGCGGCACAGCGCTGGCGTCAAGGCGGTGCTGGCCGACGTACGTGGGGCGCTGCTGGCCGGGGAGCTCACCGCACCGCTCGCGGCCGACCGGCTGCTCGCGGCCTACGACGCCGACGAGTGA
- the scpA gene encoding methylmalonyl-CoA mutase produces MTIPKSFAGLPLAADQAAAAAPHVPTGEGWKSPEGIEIAPSYGPEDLAGLDALDTYPGLSPFLRGPYPTMYTTQPWTIRQYAGFSTAEESNAFYRRNLAAGQKGLSVAFDLATHRGYDSDHPRVRGDVGMAGVAIDSIYDTRTLFDGIPLDQMSVSMTMNGAVLPVLALYIAAAEEQGVKPEQLSGTIQNDILKEFMVRNTYIYPPAPSMRIISDIFAFTSQRMPRFNSISISGYHMQEAGATADLELAYTLADGVEYIRAGLESGLTIDQFAPRLSFFWAIGMNFYMEVAKMRAARALWSRLVRQFDPQNPKSLSLRTHSQTSGWSLTAQDVFNNVGRTAIEAMAATQGHTQSLHTNALDEAIALPTDFSARIARNTQLLLQQESGTTQTIDPWAGSYYVEKLTHDLAERAWAHIQEAEAAGGMAAAIEQGIPKMRIEEAAARTQARIDSGSQKVIGVNTYRLPAEDPLEVLKVDNDEVYRQQVAKLERLRAERDGAEVEAALHALTRSAESGDGNLLDLAVSAARAKATVGEISEAMEKVYGRHQAVIRTISGVYRDEANLANDGEGDTLVTQARQATDEFAEEEGRRPRILVAKMGQDGHDRGQKVVVSAFADLGFDVDVGPLFSTPEEVAQQAIDADVHIVGVSSLAAGHLTLLPALKKALAEQGRDDIMVVIGGVIPPDDVPTLKEMGAAAVFLPGTVIAESALDLLARLRTTLGH; encoded by the coding sequence ATGACGATTCCGAAGAGCTTCGCGGGCCTCCCGCTGGCCGCCGACCAGGCCGCGGCGGCCGCGCCGCACGTCCCGACCGGCGAGGGCTGGAAGAGCCCCGAGGGCATCGAGATCGCGCCGTCGTACGGGCCCGAGGACCTGGCCGGCCTCGACGCGCTCGACACCTACCCGGGCCTGAGCCCGTTCCTGCGCGGGCCCTACCCGACGATGTACACCACCCAGCCGTGGACCATCCGGCAGTACGCCGGCTTCTCCACCGCCGAGGAGTCCAACGCCTTCTACCGCCGCAACCTCGCGGCGGGCCAGAAGGGCCTGTCGGTCGCCTTCGACCTCGCGACCCACCGCGGCTACGACTCCGACCACCCGCGGGTGCGCGGCGACGTCGGCATGGCGGGCGTGGCGATCGACTCGATCTACGACACCCGCACCCTGTTCGACGGCATCCCGCTCGACCAGATGTCGGTGTCGATGACGATGAACGGCGCCGTGCTGCCGGTGCTCGCGCTCTACATCGCCGCGGCCGAGGAGCAGGGGGTGAAGCCGGAGCAGCTGAGCGGGACCATCCAGAACGACATCCTCAAGGAGTTCATGGTCCGCAACACCTACATCTACCCGCCGGCGCCGTCGATGCGGATCATCTCCGACATCTTCGCGTTCACCAGCCAGCGGATGCCGCGGTTCAACTCGATCTCGATCTCCGGCTACCACATGCAGGAGGCCGGGGCGACCGCCGACCTCGAGCTGGCCTACACCCTGGCCGACGGCGTCGAGTACATCCGCGCCGGCCTCGAGTCAGGCCTGACCATCGACCAGTTCGCGCCGCGGCTGTCCTTCTTCTGGGCGATCGGCATGAACTTCTACATGGAGGTCGCGAAGATGCGCGCGGCCCGGGCGCTGTGGAGCCGGCTGGTGCGCCAGTTCGACCCGCAGAACCCCAAGTCGCTCTCGCTGCGCACCCACTCGCAGACCTCCGGCTGGTCGCTCACCGCGCAGGACGTCTTCAACAACGTCGGCCGCACCGCCATCGAGGCGATGGCCGCGACCCAGGGCCACACCCAGTCGCTGCACACCAACGCGCTGGACGAGGCGATCGCGCTGCCGACAGACTTCTCGGCCCGGATCGCCCGCAACACCCAGCTGCTGCTGCAGCAGGAGAGCGGCACCACCCAGACGATCGACCCGTGGGCCGGCTCGTACTACGTCGAGAAGCTCACCCACGACCTCGCCGAGCGGGCGTGGGCCCACATCCAGGAGGCCGAGGCCGCCGGCGGCATGGCCGCCGCGATCGAGCAGGGCATCCCCAAGATGCGCATCGAGGAGGCCGCCGCCCGCACCCAGGCCCGGATCGACTCGGGCTCGCAGAAGGTGATCGGCGTCAACACCTACCGGCTGCCGGCCGAGGACCCGCTCGAGGTGCTCAAGGTCGACAACGACGAGGTCTACCGCCAGCAGGTCGCCAAGCTGGAGCGGCTGCGCGCCGAGCGCGACGGCGCCGAGGTCGAGGCCGCGCTGCACGCGCTCACGCGCAGCGCCGAGAGCGGCGACGGCAACCTGCTCGACCTGGCCGTCAGCGCCGCTCGCGCGAAGGCCACCGTCGGCGAGATCTCCGAGGCGATGGAGAAGGTCTACGGCCGGCACCAGGCCGTGATCCGTACCATCAGCGGCGTGTACCGCGACGAGGCCAACCTGGCCAACGACGGCGAGGGCGACACCCTCGTCACCCAGGCCCGCCAGGCGACCGACGAGTTCGCCGAGGAGGAGGGCCGCCGTCCGCGCATCCTGGTGGCCAAGATGGGCCAGGACGGCCACGACCGCGGCCAGAAGGTGGTCGTGTCCGCCTTCGCCGACCTCGGCTTCGACGTCGACGTGGGGCCGCTGTTCTCCACGCCCGAGGAGGTCGCGCAGCAGGCGATCGACGCCGACGTGCACATCGTCGGTGTCTCGTCGCTCGCCGCCGGCCACCTCACCCTGCTGCCCGCGCTGAAGAAGGCGCTGGCCGAGCAGGGCCGTGACGACATCATGGTCGTCATCGGAGGCGTGATCCCGCCCGACGACGTCCCGACCCTCAAGGAGATGGGCGCCGCCGCGGTGTTCCTCCCCGGCACGGTGATCGCGGAGTCCGCGCTCGACCTGCTGGCGAGGCTGCGGACGACGCTCGGTCACTGA